A genomic region of Pyrus communis chromosome 14, drPyrComm1.1, whole genome shotgun sequence contains the following coding sequences:
- the LOC137714665 gene encoding uncharacterized protein, which produces MAEDISFSSEATSSSTLTPANMIHGESNPRLCSVLLNEFNYLSWSRAISLALGGRSKLGYVNGTIKPPDSSSATFDAWHSNDQLVMSWILNSMEPKLSEIFSYSDSSHILWDSIKEMYGSQHNAARVFELKKSLAGLKQGNQTFIQHLVSMKSM; this is translated from the coding sequence ATGGCAGAAGATATCTCATTTAGTTCTGAGGCTACAAGTTCCTCAACCCTAACACCAGCCAACATGATACACGGGGAGAGCAACCCACGACTGTGCTCCGTGTTGTTGAATGAGTTCAACTACTTGTCATGGTCACGAGCTATATCTCTTGCTCTAGGAGGAAGATCGAAACTAGGGTACGTAAATGGAACCATCAAGCCTCCAGATTCTTCCTCAGCTACCTTTGATGCATGGCACTCAAATGACCAGCTTGTTATGTCCTGGATACTTAACTCGATGGAGCCCAAGTTGTCCGAGATCTTCAGCTACTCAGATTCTTCACACATCTTATGGGATTCGATCAAGGAAATGTACGGCAGTCAACACAATGCTGCCCGTGTGTTTGAACTGAAGAAAAGCCTCGCTGGACTTAAGCAAGGTAATCAAACTTTCATTCAGCATCTTGTAAGCATGAAATCTATGTAG
- the LOC137716485 gene encoding stress-related protein-like translates to MADSEASQSTQTVRVDEKKLKYLEFVQVAAIYVVVCFSSLYEYAKENSGPLKPGVQTVEGTVRTVIGPVYEKLHGLPFQFLKFVDRKVDESLSEVDRHLPILVKQASSQALSVARAVERGGLMSTAENITVSVYYKYEPVAEQYAVSAWRALNRLPLFPLVAQIIVPTVSYWSNMYNRAVGSTANRGYSVAAYLPLIPTERIAEVFEAENVVAVPTKGGAVAAQR, encoded by the exons ATGGCAGATTCTGAAGCATCGCAGTCTACACAAACG GTGCGAGTGGACGAGAAGAAGCTCAAGTATTTGGAATTCGTTCAAGTGGCGGCGATTTACGTGGTGGTGTGCTTCTCGAGCCTGTACGAATACGCAAAGGAGAACTCCGGTCCGCTTAAACCAGGGGTTCAGACGGTGGAAGGCACCGTCCGAACCGTAATCGGACCGGTCTACGAGAAGTTACACGGCCTTCCCTTCCAATTCCTCAAATTCGTCGATCGCAAG GTGGATGAGTCATTGAGCGAGGTGGACCGTCACTTGCCAATTCTGGTGAAGCAGGCGTCGAGCCAGGCGCTATCGGTGGCGAGAGCGGTGGAGCGAGGCGGCTTGATGAGCACGGCTGAGAATATTACTGTGAGCGTGTACTACAAGTACGAGCCGGTGGCAGAGCAGTACGCCGTGTCGGCTTGGCGAGCGCTAAACCGGCTGCCGCTGTTTCCACTGGTGGCTCAGATAATAGTCCCAACCGTGTCGTACTGGTCCAACATGTACAATCGGGCCGTCGGGTCCACTGCCAACAGAGGGTACTCCGTGGCAGCGTATCTGCCGTTGATTCCGACGGAGAGGATTGCCGAGGTGTTTGAAGCAGAGAACGTGGTCGCCGTTCCGACGAAAGGTGGGGCTGTTGCAGCGCAGCGGTGA
- the LOC137715115 gene encoding translocase of chloroplast 159, chloroplastic-like, with the protein MESKLFASEEAQHLSNAPGSSFLSSQYSDIDDSSKTHVSKIDNDEKFSGVGGGSDGGGSETEEGFVSGEEEDFDSERAFVRGGDTVVVGGVQEDSGVKFVNPSEFFYPTSSSSLRPIAKVSVDDDDGEEDAGEEVFMDSKSLEGGGPKGVVLGDSGLGKSENLGEMDNENGVSGGEEDTVIENSKLVEGLGSVVEEIPVVEKPVEGAEVDDKKAVEQPKEEHVFNGEMEVVRESKENGVVVDGPADEKLVEVEENGVEITSGGDSVVQDIHANLSQTGAAVVVGDVETIEESEIKGLEVDEGVSLDNGFDQISCETEEPNDSDSERDRAVVPKSGNVEHDGEKAAIVAGADEVDLEKRPERKDELKSNFETREKWLATESGADVMSDDKPSVGDGAETETVNLSEHEPQIEAKPENGDLNVHDEVHELEAAVRGKYVAPEFLDSSSDSHEVKLVEEVEEKHIPDEIGIESVDANSISNREIRVETDDDGDNDLQDDEGENEGSVTDANNEGMIFGSSEAAKQFLEELERGSRGGSYSGADSYHDHSQRIDGQVATDSDEEVDTDEEGGGKELFDSDALAALLKAATGASSDGGNVTFTTPDGSRLFSVERPAGLGSSVRSLKPASRPNNSNLFSSSNVTVGGSSENLSEEEKAKLEKFQQIRVKFLRLVQRLGVSTEESVPRQVLYRLALVSGRQNSQEFSLEAAKMTALQLEAEEKDDLDFSLNILVLGKTGVGKSATINSIFGAEVTPINAFGPGTTTVKEIVGVVDGVKIKVFDTPGLKSAAMEQGINRKILSSVQRRMKKSPPDIVLYVDRMDSRSRDLSDVPLLRSITNALGPSIWRSTIVTLTHSSSAPPDGPSGSPLNYEMFRNQREQIMQQTIGQAVGDLRFMNPSMMSPISLVENHPSCRKRDNQKVLPNGVAWRSHLLLLCYSMKILSDASNLSKPPESFDHRKLFGLRSRSAPLPYLLSWLLQSRPHPKLATDQGGENADSDIDLADLSDSDQEEEEDEYDQLPSFKPLKKAQIAKLSREQRKAYAEEYDYRVKLLQKKMWKEELRRMKEMKKKGKVSEEEYGYLGEEDPENGAPAAVPVALPDMVLPPSFDGENPAYRYRFLEPTSQFTARPVLDSQGWDHDCGYDGVNLEHSLAIANSFPAAVAVQLTKDKKEFNIHLDSSVGAKHGEKWSSMLGFDIQNMGKQLAYIVRGDTKVKTSKRFKNAAGVSVTFLGENVSTGFKLEQEYAVGKRLVLVGTTGTVRSQGDSAYGANLEVRLREADFPIGQDQSSLGLSLVRWRGDLALGANLQSQFSLGRNYKMAVRAGLNNKRSGQISIRTSSSEQLQLALIAVIPVVKAIYNSIWPRASENYSIY; encoded by the coding sequence ATGGAGTCCAAGCTTTTTGCTTCAGAGGAGGCGCAGCACCTCTCAAACGCACCAGgttcttcatttctttcttctcaGTACTCTGATATCGATGATTCATCGAAAACCCATGTTTCCAAAATTGATAATGACGAGAAATTTAGCGGGGTTGGTGGCGGTAGTGACGGTGGTGGGTCCGAGACGGAGGAGGGGTTTGTAAGCGGGGAGGAGGAGGATTTTGATTCCGAGAGGGCGTTTGTGAGAGGCGGAGATACCGTGGTGGTTGGAGGGGTGCAAGAGGATTCCGGTGTGAAGTTTGTTAACCCGTCGGAATTTTTCTATCCGACGAGTTCGAGTAGTCTGCGGCCGATTGCCAAGGTATCGGTGGATGATGACGACGGCGAGGAGGATGCGGGGGAGGAAGTGTTTATGGATTCGAAGAGTTTAGAGGGTGGGGGTCCTAAAGGTGTCGTTTTGGGGGATAGTGGGTTGGGGAAGAGTGAAAATTTGGGTGAAATGGACAACGAAAATGGTGTTAGTGGTGGTGAAGAAGATACGGTAATTGAGAATTCGAAATTGGTTGAGGGTTTGGGCTCGGTGGTGGAGGAAATCCCGGTGGTGGAGAAGCCGGTGGAGGGGGCTGAAGTAGATGATAAGAAGGCTGTAGAGCAGCCTAAGGAGGAGCATGTTTTCAATGGCGAAATGGAAGTTGTGAGAGAGAGTAAAGAAAATGGTGTGGTGGTGGATGGGCCAGCTGATGAGAAGTTGGTTGAGGTTGAAGAGAACGGAGTGGAGATTACAAGTGGAGGTGACTCAGTTGTGCAGGATATACATGCCAATTTGTCGCAGACAGGAGCAGCTGTTGTCGTTGGTGATGTAGAGACGATTGAGGAATCTGAAATAAAAGGCTTGGAGGTTGATGAAGGTGTGAGTTTGGATAATGGTTTTGATCAAATTAGCTGTGAGACCGAAGAACCAAATGACTCGGATTCTGAGCGTGACAGAGCGGTTGTTCCCAAGTCTGGGAATGTAGAACATGATGGAGAGAAAGCTGCTATTGTTGCTGGTGCGGATGAAGTTGATCTTGAGAAGAGGCCAGAAAGGAAGGATGAACTGAAATCTAATTTCGAAACCAGAGAGAAATGGCTGGCGACGGAATCGGGTGCTGATGTGATGTCAGATGACAAACCATCGGTAGGGGATGGAGCTGAAACGGAAACTGTGAACTTATCAGAACATGAACCGCAGATTGAGGCAAAACCGGAGAACGGTGACTTGAACGTACATGATGAAGTGCATGAATTGGAAGCGGCTGTCCGTGGAAAATATGTGGCACCTGAATTTCTGGATTCAAGTTCTGATAGCCACGAAGTAAAGCTGGTTGAGGAAGTTGAGGAGAAGCATATCCCAGATGAAATTGGCATTGAATCTGTGGATGCAAATTCCATTTCAAACAGAGAGATAAGAGTTGAAACTGACGATGACGGTGATAATGATCTTCAGGATGATGAAGGTGAGAATGAAGGTTCAGTTACAGATGCGAACAATGAAGGAATGATTTTTGGAAGCTCTGAGGCGGCTAAACAGTTTTTGGAAGAGTTGGAGCGAGGATCCCGTGGTGGTTCTTACTCAGGTGCTGACAGTTATCATGATCATTCACAGAGAATTGATGGCCAGGTTGCCACGGATTCAGATGAAGAAGTGGACACTGATGAGGAAGGGGGCGGAAAAGAGTTATTTGATTCTGATGCACTGGCAGCTCTTCTGAAAGCCGCAACAGGTGCCTCCTCAGATGGTGGCAATGTTACCTTTACCACCCCAGATGGCTCCAGGCTTTTCTCTGTTGAGCGTCCTGCTGGGTTGGGATCCTCAGTCCGGTCGTTGAAACCTGCTTCCCGACCAAACAACTCAAACCTTTTTTCATCTTCCAATGTCACAGTTGGGGGCAGTTCTGAGAACTTGAGTGAAGAAGAGAAAGCGAAGCTCGAAAAGTTTCAGCAAATAAGGGTTAAGTTCTTGAGGCTTGTGCAGAGATTAGGTGTTTCTACAGAAGAGTCAGTACCAAGGCAGGTTCTATACCGCCTAGCTCTTGTTTCAGGGAGGCAAAACAGTCAAGAATTTAGCCTCGAAGCTGCAAAGATGACCGCTCTTCAGCTTGAAGCAGAGGAGAAGGATGATTTGGACTTCTCCTTGAACATACTGGTTCTTGGGAAGACAGGTGTTGGGAAAAGTGCCACTATAAATTCGATTTTTGGTGCAGAAGTGACCCCAATTAATGCTTTTGGACCTGGAACAACTACTGTGAAAGAAATTGTTGGAGTGGTGGATGGAGTCAAGATTAAGGTTTTTGATACACCGGGTCTGAAATCTGCTGCAATGGAACAGGGCATCAATCGCAAAATCTTATCTTCTGTGCAGAGGCGCATGAAAAAGTCCCCCCCAGATATTGTCCTCTATGTGGATCGGATGGACTCCCGAAGTAGGGATCTAAGTGATGTGCCATTGTTAAGATCAATCACTAATGCCCTTGGTCCTTCAATTTGGCGAAGCACCATAGTGACTCTGACTCACAGCTCTTCTGCTCCTCCTGATGGACCATCAGGTTCCCCTCTGAATTATGAGATGTTTCGTAATCAGCGGGAGCAAATCATGCAGCAGACCATTGGACAAGCTGTTGGTGATCTAAGGTTTATGAATCCAAGTATGATGAGTCCAATATCTCTTGTAGAGAACCACCCGTCTTGTCGGAAGAGAGATAATCAGAAAGTTCTCCCTAATGGTGTAGCTTGGAGATCCCATCTATTGCTCTTATGCTACTCTATGAAGATCTTGTCTGATGCGTCTAATCTCTCCAAACCTCCGGAATCATTTGATCACCGTAAGCTCTTTGGTCTGCGTTCCCGTTCGGCTCCTCTTCCATACTTGTTGTCTTGGCTGTTGCAATCTCGTCCGCACCCAAAACTTGCTACCGATCAAGGTGGTGAGAATGCTGATTCAGACATTGACTTGGCTGACTTGTCTGATTCTGatcaagaggaagaggaggatgaGTATGATCAGCTTCCGTCATTTAAGCCTCTCAAGAAGGCTCAGATTGCTAAGCTTAGCAGAGAGCAAAGGAAGGCGTACGCTGAGGAGTACGATTATAGGGTTAAGCTCCTCCAGAAGAAGATGTGGAAAGAGGAGTTGAGAAGGatgaaagaaatgaagaagaagggcAAGGTCAGTGAAGAGGAGTATGGTTATTTGGGTGAAGAAGATCCAGAAAACGGTGCTCCAGCAGCCGTGCCGGTTGCATTACCTGATATGGTTTTGCCGCCTTCTTTTGATGGTGAAAATCCAGCTTACAGGTACCGGTTCTTGGAGCCGACTTCTCAGTTCACGGCAAGGCCAGTGTTGGACTCCCAAGGCTGGGACCATGACTGTGGGTATGATGGTGTCAACCTTGAACATAGTCTGGCCATTGCTAATTCTTTTCCGGCAGCAGTTGCTGTTCAGCTTACAAAGGATAAGAAAGAGTTCAATATTCATTTAGATTCCTCGGTTGGTGCTAAGCACGGGGAGAAGTGGTCGAGTATGCTAGGGTTTGACATTCAGAACATGGGAAAGCAACTTGCATACATTGTCCGAGGAGACACCAAAGTCAAAACTTCCAAGAGGTTCAAGAATGCTGCCGGAGTATCAGTGACATTCTTGGGTGAAAATGTGTCCACTGGATTCAAACTTGAACAGGAGTATGCGGTTGGCAAGCGCCTGGTATTGGTGGGTACTACTGGTACTGTCCGATCTCAGGGCGACTCAGCATATGGAGCAAATTTGGAGGTGCGGCTGAGGGAAGCAGATTTTCCGATCGGCCAGGATCAATCCTCATTGGGTCTGTCTCTAGTGCGGTGGAGGGGCGACTTGGCCCTGGGGGCAAATCTCCAGTCCCAGTTTTCCCTCGGGCGCAACTACAAGATGGCTGTTCGTGCAGGGTTGAACAACAAGCGCAGCGGACAGATCTCGATCAGAACAAGCAGCTCCGAACAACTCCAACTCGCGCTCATTGCTGTGATTCCGGTTGTCAAGGCTATCTACAACAGCATCTGGCCCAGAGCCAGTGAGAACTACTCCATCTACTAA